One window from the genome of Cryptomeria japonica chromosome 6, Sugi_1.0, whole genome shotgun sequence encodes:
- the LOC131876590 gene encoding uncharacterized protein LOC131876590 — MGKATVQDARSLKKALDSYGFASGQIINWSKSFVYFINTPELRKIKISNILGCKLGSLLASYLGLPLGQDPPDTFWGTLVDKFHKNLASWKGSLLSQAVKVQLLKSTLQSIPLYAMSLFRIPTKYVEVIEKL; from the coding sequence atggggaaggcCACTGTGCAGGATGCTAGAAGTTTAAAGAAAGCTTTGGACAGTTATGGTTTTGCTTCTGGGCAAataattaattggtctaaaagttttgtttattttatcaacactCCAGagttaagaaagatcaagataagtAATATCTTGGGATGTAAATTAGGGAGTCTTCTTGCATCTTATTTGGGGCTTCCCTTAGGCCAAGATCCTCCTGACACTTTCTGGGGAACTTTGGTTGATAAATTCCATAAAAATCTAGCTAGCTGGAAGGGctctcttcttagccaagctgTTAAGGTTCAATTGTTGAAGTCAACTCTTCAAAGCATCCCTCTTTATGCCATGAGCCTTTTTAGAATTCCTACCAAGTATGTAGAGGTTATTGAAAAGCTCTAA
- the LOC131032099 gene encoding uncharacterized protein LOC131032099, translated as MMGRKRKKSVSLAKVCLVAVKERYYEPNKAAIATLPFVLLPFCIRFVLPTVPLPHLWKVVHTWVTPTTLLLLLNLVVCTIVVTSTRDPSKKKKRVYNGGSILCNAFGTYEEHALKQGVSIPLVEPPVPFFLPKRALKVPPPQHPNTPVKPNEPPPLVKPPKPPSSIDPEAISFSHLGKNKSESPAFISVLEVPPTGNWINSYEVEDDASTDDPATDELNAKADDFIQKFKQQLMLQRLQSYRERKKLGK; from the coding sequence ATGATGGGTCGGAAGAGAAAGAAGTCAGTTTCACTAGCAAAGGTATGTTTGGTTGCTGTTAAGGAGCGTTACTACGAGCCCAACAAGGCTGCAATTGCCACGCTGCCTTTTGTTCTACTCCCCTTTTGTATTAGGTTTGTGCTTCCCACTGTGCCCCTGCCTCATCTGTGGAAAGTTGTGCACACCTGGGTTACTCCTACCACGCTCTTACTCTTGTTGAATCTAGTCGTCTGCACCATTGTTGTCACCTCTACCAGAGACCctagcaagaagaagaagagggtttatAATGGCGGTAGCATACTCTGCAATGCATTTGGAACATATGAAGAACATGCACTAAAACAAGGGGTTAGTATTCCACTTGTGGAGCCACCAGTTCCATTTTTTTTGCCAAAAAGAGCGCTTAAAGTTCCTCCTCCTCAGCACCCAAATACCCCTGTAAAGCCAAATGAACCTCCTCCTCTGGTTAAGCCTCCAAAACCTCCTTCGTCGATAGATCCTGAGGCAATTAGCTTTTCTCATCTTGGGAAAAACAAGTCCGAAAGCCCTGCATTTATTAGCGTGTTGGAAGTTCCTCCAACAGGAAATTGGATAAACTCTTATGAGGTAGAGGATGATGCAAGCACAGATGATCCAGCTACGGACGAGTTGAACGCAAAGGCAGATGATTTCATTCAGAAATTCAAGCAGCAGCTCATGTTACAGAGGCTTCAGTCTTACAGGGAAAGAAAGAAGTTGGGAAAGTAA